In Candidatus Omnitrophota bacterium, one genomic interval encodes:
- a CDS encoding glucoamylase family protein codes for MLTAMKVLACTAVLFFSFNGAASAQENPGVNLLIPSAMQGVWENKGTVRQSYTSQGVRTEGAQICQIRYSVSGEGQEAGFWFGLVGKDLSKYGAVTFWVKGEKGGEVFRIGMKDGSYFEDKLDIKKYLPAGVTAGWQKVTIPLADFKSIYDWYDMDNFSVTFRNDYGQPFDGVIFLDGLTIEGERTNVTRPQAVRWESPEPSTMTDEQFLDLIEHSACMFFWEEANPENGLIKDTCNTLLKDNSPMASIASVGFGLPALCVAVDRGWLPEDKVKERIITTLKFFRDRAECVHGFYYHFLDMKTGKRWGDCELSSIDTTLLLAGVVFVGEYYKGTEIERLAKEICDRVDWAWMMDNGTTPSMGWSPEKGFLPYRWSGYTSEHLVLYFMGIGSDTHPMSPDSWSAYNRGFTTYKGFRFTGPPALFTHQYSHCYVDFKGKEDSFMDYFQNSVQATMANRQWCIDNMNRSKTYGPDCWGLTACDGPDGYKAYGAPNGENDGTVSPTAAISSIIFTPDLSIKAARYMYASYRDKIWGKYGFVDAFNRDRNWVSSKYIGIDQGPIVLMIENYRTGMVWKYFAQNKNIEKAIKLCGFTKPKKVLDTLDLSGKWYFRTGDDINWAKLKFPGREWKEVNVPAVWETQGFANYDGYAWYWYGFKLSKERREIWKEKGAKIILRFGGIDDVDMTFFNNNLVGKSGLFPPHVQSVWEKERNYEIPAGIVNFNSQNVIAVKVYDNERQGGIYKGPVQIKVIKEEELE; via the coding sequence ATGTTGACGGCGATGAAGGTATTGGCGTGTACGGCGGTGTTGTTTTTTTCCTTTAATGGGGCCGCCAGCGCGCAGGAAAATCCCGGAGTAAACCTGCTTATCCCAAGCGCGATGCAGGGGGTATGGGAGAATAAGGGGACGGTAAGGCAGTCCTACACCTCACAAGGGGTCCGCACCGAAGGCGCACAGATATGCCAGATAAGATATAGCGTAAGCGGGGAGGGACAAGAAGCGGGTTTCTGGTTCGGCCTGGTGGGAAAGGACCTTAGCAAATACGGGGCCGTGACTTTCTGGGTGAAAGGGGAAAAGGGCGGGGAAGTATTCAGGATAGGGATGAAGGATGGCTCTTATTTCGAGGACAAGCTGGATATAAAGAAGTACCTTCCGGCAGGCGTGACTGCGGGATGGCAGAAAGTCACGATACCCCTGGCGGATTTCAAATCGATATACGATTGGTACGATATGGATAATTTTTCGGTCACGTTCCGCAACGATTACGGCCAGCCGTTTGATGGGGTAATCTTCCTGGACGGGCTTACCATCGAGGGGGAGAGGACAAACGTCACCAGGCCGCAAGCGGTAAGATGGGAATCTCCTGAGCCGTCGACGATGACCGACGAACAATTCCTCGACCTAATCGAACATTCGGCATGCATGTTCTTCTGGGAGGAGGCGAATCCCGAGAACGGGCTGATCAAGGATACCTGCAATACCCTCCTCAAGGACAATTCGCCGATGGCCAGCATCGCGTCGGTCGGATTCGGCCTGCCGGCCCTGTGCGTTGCGGTGGACCGCGGCTGGCTCCCGGAAGACAAGGTCAAGGAGAGGATAATCACGACGCTTAAATTCTTCAGGGACAGGGCCGAGTGCGTCCACGGATTCTATTATCATTTCCTGGACATGAAGACAGGGAAACGCTGGGGCGATTGCGAGCTCTCCTCGATAGATACGACGCTGCTACTGGCCGGAGTCGTCTTCGTGGGAGAATATTACAAAGGCACCGAGATAGAGAGGCTTGCGAAGGAGATCTGCGACAGGGTCGATTGGGCGTGGATGATGGACAACGGCACCACCCCGAGCATGGGCTGGTCCCCGGAGAAGGGTTTCCTGCCTTACAGGTGGTCGGGTTATACCTCCGAACACTTGGTGCTGTATTTTATGGGCATAGGTTCGGATACGCATCCGATGTCGCCCGATTCCTGGAGCGCCTATAACAGGGGTTTCACGACCTATAAAGGCTTCAGGTTCACCGGTCCGCCCGCGTTATTTACCCACCAGTATTCGCACTGCTACGTCGATTTCAAAGGCAAAGAAGATAGCTTCATGGATTATTTCCAAAACTCGGTCCAGGCGACGATGGCTAACAGGCAGTGGTGCATCGACAATATGAACCGCAGCAAGACCTACGGCCCGGACTGCTGGGGACTGACCGCCTGCGACGGACCGGACGGCTACAAGGCGTACGGGGCCCCTAACGGCGAGAACGACGGGACAGTATCGCCGACTGCGGCAATATCCTCCATCATCTTTACCCCGGACCTCTCGATAAAGGCGGCCAGGTATATGTACGCCAGTTACAGGGATAAGATATGGGGAAAATACGGCTTCGTCGACGCGTTCAACCGGGACAGGAACTGGGTCTCGTCGAAATATATCGGCATCGACCAGGGCCCGATAGTCCTTATGATAGAGAACTACAGGACCGGGATGGTCTGGAAGTATTTCGCGCAGAACAAGAACATTGAGAAAGCGATAAAGCTCTGCGGTTTCACCAAGCCGAAGAAGGTCCTCGATACGCTGGACCTTTCGGGCAAATGGTATTTCAGGACCGGCGACGATATCAATTGGGCTAAGCTGAAATTTCCGGGCAGGGAGTGGAAAGAGGTAAATGTGCCGGCGGTCTGGGAGACGCAGGGATTCGCCAACTACGACGGATACGCATGGTATTGGTACGGCTTCAAGCTCTCCAAGGAGAGAAGGGAGATATGGAAGGAGAAAGGCGCTAAGATAATTCTCCGGTTCGGGGGCATCGACGATGTCGATATGACCTTCTTCAACAATAACCTCGTAGGCAAGAGCGGCTTGTTCCCTCCGCATGTCCAGTCGGTATGGGAGAAAGAAAGGAATTATGAGATCCCGGCGGGCATCGTGAACTTCAATTCGCAGAATGTGATAGCGGTGAAGGTATACGACAACGAAAGGCAGGGCGGCATCTATAAAGGGCCGGTACAAATAAAGGTAATAAAAGAAGAAGAACTGGAATAG